The following are from one region of the Dreissena polymorpha isolate Duluth1 chromosome 2, UMN_Dpol_1.0, whole genome shotgun sequence genome:
- the LOC127869370 gene encoding uncharacterized protein LOC127869370 isoform X3: MDAAMEQQTYWTAKQNLALSMVKAGHNVYIGGQAGCGKSTLVTHIMQWAENERKSVALTCTTGVACSNFSPVLKPMTIHKWCGVGDGRMCGIKLRGMMATDDRLIPARNRILSTDILIIDEISMFSRRMFDMLETVLRIKDTSHTFGNIQIIVVGDFLQLPPVRNLRYEDLGEFAFTSKFWPPHSIFLDSVFRQRDESLISLIRELSLGQLSNDSQKLITSLARELPQEDGKLVKLYATNILVDLHNRSRIMDLDGQMYSFQSTDKGDERALNTLVVPPTLWLKIGCRVMLLKNLSDRLMNGLQGEVRDIREDAVHVFFPMLHEVATILRCAFTIFDPTTGHNICERYQFPLKLSYGMTIHKSQGMSLDRVEVNCRHIFQSGQLGVAIGRARSIEVYILRCNRAILAQCNMQQAF, translated from the exons ATGGATGCAGCCATGGAACAGCAGACGTATTGGACTGCAAAACAGAATTTGGCCCTCTCAATGGTCAAAGCAGGCCACAATGTTTACATCGGCGGTCAGGCTGGGTGCGGCAAGTCTACGCTCGTAACCCATATAATGCAATGGGCGGAGAATGAACGCAAATCGGTCGCATTAACATGCACGACAGGTGTTGCTTGCAGCAATTTCTCACCG GTGTTGAAGCCCATGACAATTCACAAGTGGTGTGGAGTTGGGGATGGCAGGATGTGTGGTATAAAATTAAGGGGGATGATGGCAACTGATGACAGATTAATACCTGCACGAAACAGAATTTTGTCAACAGATATCTTAATAATTGATGAGATTTCCATGTTCAGCAGAAGAATGTTTGATATGCTTGAAACAGTTTTGCGAATAAAGGATACAAGCCACACATTTGGTAACATACAGATAATAGTTGTTGGTGATTTTTTGCAACTTCCACCAGTAAGAAATTTAAGATATGAGGACCTGGGTGAGTTTGCCTTTACCAGCAAATTTTGGCCACCACACAGCATATTTTTAGATTCTGTGTTTAGACAGAGAGACGAATCTCTCATAAGCCTCATCAGAGAGTTATCTTTAGGGCAACTCAGTAATGACAGTCAGAAGCTAATAACTTCTCTAGCCCGGGAATTGCCACAAGAGGATGGTAAATTGGTGAAGCTATATGCCACCAACATATTGGTggaccttcacaacagaagtcGAATCATGGACCTTGACGGCCAAATGTATTCCTTCCAATCCACAGATAAAGGAGATGAACGAGCCCTGAACACTTTGGTGGTACCACCAACATTATGGTTAAag ATCGGTTGCAGGGTAATGCTTCTAAAGAATCTGTCTGACAGACTTATGAATGGGCTGCAGGGTGAGGTTCGAGACATCAGAGAGGATGCTGTCCATGTTTTCTTCCCTATGTTACATGAAGTGGCCACTATCCTTCGATGTGCTTTCACAA TTTTTGACCCGACTACTGGACATAACATTTGTGAGAGATACCAGTTTCCACTGAAGCTCAGCTATGGCATGACAATTCACAAATCCCAGGGCATGTCACTAGACAG GGTTGAAGTAAACTGCCGGCATATATTCCAGTCTGGTCAGTTGGGTGTGGCAATTGGTCGTGCCAGGTCTATAGAAG TTTATATCCTGAGATGCAACAGAGCAATCCTAGCCCAGTGCAACATGCAACAGGCATTTTAG
- the LOC127869370 gene encoding uncharacterized protein LOC127869370 isoform X1 has product MNIICKILYPEMQQSNPSPVQHATGILDTEDDMDDPVFDELLANIGSSLAEHTAVVLPDTFDLEEQINELSYTCPVTEQQSMVNEIFASFMANEQIVRCFLNQQYDRCMKFYAQTVISEPGRESPVPQCQLTAFYKLWQSHMTSAEYESECLPLILLSSKGTKPALYSAIFKLCTTVRQLLLSDKAAQLSYIDNQKMTSRATDGFDATARGKIRYIGGYAVAKLKYNYMCQVKSNMYKTSALGVSKFNTASVMVEFLEKMTVSEHHLIAVTEDPGSLSETSRKQNINRGLTNISDQCYHCFESIVTASLNELSSKNLVKHGNSLHDHVIKTLEENNQFFASFYKMCSGNNANPASNDNIRTLYRECIYKVSSILLKQFSRDFMESCNTRKKMEHRKQIQVSEKKTAHNTHFKQTKSLNPISITTTEQPGTSGVSSKKRSSSTHSNHTFLGALASSEQPGSSGVSCKKKSLKTQTAVKKTKRAASQEKTEKPPENDDGDEEREEEEEESCYKCGKAYTENEEWIACDICNKWYHRRCCGLSSLTKWKYYTKVNRKFCCPECE; this is encoded by the exons ATGAACATCATTTGTAAAAT TTTATATCCTGAGATGCAACAGAGCAATCCTAGCCCAGTGCAACATGCAACAGGCATTTTAGACACGGAAGATGACATGGACGATCCAGTGTTTGACGAGCTCTTGGCAAATATTGGTTCTTCCTTGGCAGAACACACAGCTGTTGTTCTTCCAGACACCTTTGACTTAGAGGAACAAATAAATGAACTTAGTTACACATGTCCCGTTACTGAACAACAGTCTATGGTGAATGAAATATTTGCAAGTTTTATGGCTAATGAACAAATTGTTAGATGCTTCTTAAACCAACAGTATGACCGTTGCATGAAGTTTTATGCCCAAACTGTGATTTCCGAACCAGGTAGAGAGAGTCCAGTTCCACAGTGTCAGTTAACTGCTTTTTATAAACTGTGGCAAAGTCATATGACATCAGCAGAGTATGAAAGTGAGTGTCTTCCATTAATTCTGCTCTCCTCCAAAGGAACAAAACCTGCATTGTATTCTGCAATTTTTAAACTCTGCACTACTGTTCGTCAGTTGCTTCTATCAGATAAAGCTGCACAGTTATCATATATAGATAACCAGAAAATGACATCACGAGCTACAGATGGATTTGATGCAACAGCCAGAGGTAAAATCAGATATATAGGTGGTTATGCTGTTGCCAAGCTCAAATACAACTATATGTGCCAAGTTAAATCGAATATGTACAAAACCAGTGCATTGGGCGTTAGTAAATTTAACACAGCGTCAGTAATGGTGGAGTTCCTAGAGAAGATGACAGTTAGTGAGCACCATTTGATTGCTGTAACTGAAGATCCAGGAAGTCTATCAGAAACCTCAAGAAAACAGAATATTAATAGAGGTCTGACAAATATCTCTGACCAATGTTACCACTGTTTTGAAAGTATTGTAACAGCATCATTGAATGAACTAAGTTCAAAAAACTTGGTCAAACATGGAAATAGTCTTCATGATCATGTAATTAAGACCCTTGAAGAAAATAACCAGTTTTTTGCAAGCTTTTATAAAATGTGCAGTGGAAATAATGCAAACCCAGCTTCAAATGACAACATCAGAACACTTTACAGAGAGTGCATATACAAGGTATCCTCAATACTATTGAAGCAGTTTTCAAGGGATTTTATGGAGTCCTGCAACACTCGTAAGAAAATGGAACACCGTAAACAAATCCAAGTTTCAGAAAAAAAGACCGCTCACAATACACATTTCAAACAAACCAAAAGTCTCAACCCTATTTCTATTACTACTACAGAACAGCCCGGCACATCTGGAGTGTCTTCAAAAAAAAGATCATCTTCAACACATTCAAATCATACTTTTCTAGGCGCGTTGGCTTCTTCAGAACAGCCAGGTTCATCTGGAGTGTCTTGTAAAAAGAAgtctttaaaaacacaaacagcaGTGAAAAAGACTAAAAGAGCTGCAAGTCAGGAAAAAACTGAGAAACCGCCAGagaatgatgatggtgatgaggaaagggaggaggaggaagaggagtcATGTTACAAATGTGGTAAAGCCTACACTGAAAATGAAGAATGGATAGCTTGTGATATATGTAACAAGTGGTACCATCGACGGTGTTGTGGGTTATCTAGTTTAACAAAATGGAAGTATTACACAAAAGTAAACAGAAAGTTCTGTTGTCCAGAATGTGAATAA
- the LOC127869370 gene encoding uncharacterized protein LOC127869370 isoform X2, whose translation MQQSNPSPVQHATGILDTEDDMDDPVFDELLANIGSSLAEHTAVVLPDTFDLEEQINELSYTCPVTEQQSMVNEIFASFMANEQIVRCFLNQQYDRCMKFYAQTVISEPGRESPVPQCQLTAFYKLWQSHMTSAEYESECLPLILLSSKGTKPALYSAIFKLCTTVRQLLLSDKAAQLSYIDNQKMTSRATDGFDATARGKIRYIGGYAVAKLKYNYMCQVKSNMYKTSALGVSKFNTASVMVEFLEKMTVSEHHLIAVTEDPGSLSETSRKQNINRGLTNISDQCYHCFESIVTASLNELSSKNLVKHGNSLHDHVIKTLEENNQFFASFYKMCSGNNANPASNDNIRTLYRECIYKVSSILLKQFSRDFMESCNTRKKMEHRKQIQVSEKKTAHNTHFKQTKSLNPISITTTEQPGTSGVSSKKRSSSTHSNHTFLGALASSEQPGSSGVSCKKKSLKTQTAVKKTKRAASQEKTEKPPENDDGDEEREEEEEESCYKCGKAYTENEEWIACDICNKWYHRRCCGLSSLTKWKYYTKVNRKFCCPECE comes from the coding sequence ATGCAACAGAGCAATCCTAGCCCAGTGCAACATGCAACAGGCATTTTAGACACGGAAGATGACATGGACGATCCAGTGTTTGACGAGCTCTTGGCAAATATTGGTTCTTCCTTGGCAGAACACACAGCTGTTGTTCTTCCAGACACCTTTGACTTAGAGGAACAAATAAATGAACTTAGTTACACATGTCCCGTTACTGAACAACAGTCTATGGTGAATGAAATATTTGCAAGTTTTATGGCTAATGAACAAATTGTTAGATGCTTCTTAAACCAACAGTATGACCGTTGCATGAAGTTTTATGCCCAAACTGTGATTTCCGAACCAGGTAGAGAGAGTCCAGTTCCACAGTGTCAGTTAACTGCTTTTTATAAACTGTGGCAAAGTCATATGACATCAGCAGAGTATGAAAGTGAGTGTCTTCCATTAATTCTGCTCTCCTCCAAAGGAACAAAACCTGCATTGTATTCTGCAATTTTTAAACTCTGCACTACTGTTCGTCAGTTGCTTCTATCAGATAAAGCTGCACAGTTATCATATATAGATAACCAGAAAATGACATCACGAGCTACAGATGGATTTGATGCAACAGCCAGAGGTAAAATCAGATATATAGGTGGTTATGCTGTTGCCAAGCTCAAATACAACTATATGTGCCAAGTTAAATCGAATATGTACAAAACCAGTGCATTGGGCGTTAGTAAATTTAACACAGCGTCAGTAATGGTGGAGTTCCTAGAGAAGATGACAGTTAGTGAGCACCATTTGATTGCTGTAACTGAAGATCCAGGAAGTCTATCAGAAACCTCAAGAAAACAGAATATTAATAGAGGTCTGACAAATATCTCTGACCAATGTTACCACTGTTTTGAAAGTATTGTAACAGCATCATTGAATGAACTAAGTTCAAAAAACTTGGTCAAACATGGAAATAGTCTTCATGATCATGTAATTAAGACCCTTGAAGAAAATAACCAGTTTTTTGCAAGCTTTTATAAAATGTGCAGTGGAAATAATGCAAACCCAGCTTCAAATGACAACATCAGAACACTTTACAGAGAGTGCATATACAAGGTATCCTCAATACTATTGAAGCAGTTTTCAAGGGATTTTATGGAGTCCTGCAACACTCGTAAGAAAATGGAACACCGTAAACAAATCCAAGTTTCAGAAAAAAAGACCGCTCACAATACACATTTCAAACAAACCAAAAGTCTCAACCCTATTTCTATTACTACTACAGAACAGCCCGGCACATCTGGAGTGTCTTCAAAAAAAAGATCATCTTCAACACATTCAAATCATACTTTTCTAGGCGCGTTGGCTTCTTCAGAACAGCCAGGTTCATCTGGAGTGTCTTGTAAAAAGAAgtctttaaaaacacaaacagcaGTGAAAAAGACTAAAAGAGCTGCAAGTCAGGAAAAAACTGAGAAACCGCCAGagaatgatgatggtgatgaggaaagggaggaggaggaagaggagtcATGTTACAAATGTGGTAAAGCCTACACTGAAAATGAAGAATGGATAGCTTGTGATATATGTAACAAGTGGTACCATCGACGGTGTTGTGGGTTATCTAGTTTAACAAAATGGAAGTATTACACAAAAGTAAACAGAAAGTTCTGTTGTCCAGAATGTGAATAA